A single Flavobacterium sp. 1 DNA region contains:
- a CDS encoding two-component regulator propeller domain-containing protein, which yields MKQNSFILFFSLVTFYFSHSQNIKFDHYNDNNGLSHNSVRHIVQDKKGFLWFGTFSGLNRFDGYQFKKYMSSSTSENRLQNDDITALELDETSNNLWIGTRKGLTLYKIDTDQFTTFLPEINNPKSLPDEEIRAVHADKFKRIWVGTKTKGVYLFFLKENRFEKVSIPGFEYVNEIFEDKKGGIWVGSYETGSVAKITLDSKGEIVRINNYALIVPNSGGKNPYINFIYENAKSDIFIGTREGLYKLDKSANKFINLYIENKEIRNNLGPYFLSVAQAPDGKYWVGTLGGLLVCSQLEDIQKGNYKWYYSKLSDDTSIIDNLVSALYFDSSGVLWIGTEDGLDKYDPYENQFVLNKDISNYIGNQAPRIRGFSKTYDGKIIVETRHNGLFISNAKGFIPLYDSKKDMASIYSDDGKIFYCGLWNGNVLVYNYMNNSSKEVSVGFNTTPVFAFNKIGEQTVMIGSFGEGAVILNTKTLQVQTASGKLLPGFQINAIETDNANNVWFATETGVAKYNIKSGQIKIYKALYAKEKGIPHDDNISDILVDSKGRIWASTRVGLCLYDRLDDNFKPIANPKELSGNWITDMLSDINGDLWLNINNNTIARLKSNLKDVNVYHVKSGNRLDVFSSSSFFNFNSSTIYLGSKNGIIYFSLDKIINNKWSPAPIITEFKIQNEEIFPRTEINGQVPLLNDLNYSKKVELSYKNRDFSLQFSTPSFTNEKLNRFEYMLEGFDKDWITTNSNSRTVQYTNLFPGKYVFKIKSSNSDGHWSKTVSYEIIIRPPFWLTPMALLLFLVLLSVVFYFVRKEIRNRIRLKQELLTEKINREQDIKLNNEKLRFFTNISHELRTPLTLILGPAKQLMEEGNASEYQKSRYNLIHQNASRMLNLVNQVLDFRRAQAGELKLKASETDIVAYSKNIFDSFKELAFNKNIILNFNTENDTIIGWVDNDKYDKILYNLLSNALKFTNKYGTVDLFIRLKDGENILVIEVSDNGIGIPLKSQEKIFKRFYQVSSSKTHNTGSGIGLSLVRSLVILHKGNIKVESTPGSGSTFTVEIPIDRSFYNDKEVFEYVLKTSNLSMSIPEKTVKKILQNTELKQKILVVEDNTELRKYLVDYLSDYYKVYDAENGMEGLKICRQIKPILCVADVMMPVMNGLEFCAELKKDEFISHIPVVLLTALSENEDKVKGYGIGADGYIVKPFEPSLLKTVIENIIKSRLELKEKFSGEVESKVGLLTHSPIDEEFMTKITALINDNLDEIDLSTEFLCDKLGVSSSKLYRKIKELTDLAPNEFIRTIRLKKAAQLLKTKRYNVSEVTELVGFNDPLYFSRCFKKQFGFPPSKLISG from the coding sequence ATGAAACAGAATTCCTTTATATTATTTTTTAGTTTAGTCACTTTTTATTTTTCGCATTCACAGAATATAAAATTTGATCATTATAATGACAACAATGGATTGTCTCATAATTCTGTTAGGCATATTGTTCAAGACAAAAAAGGTTTTTTATGGTTTGGCACATTCTCTGGACTGAATCGTTTTGACGGCTATCAGTTTAAAAAATACATGAGTTCTTCGACAAGTGAAAACAGACTGCAGAATGATGATATAACAGCTTTAGAGCTTGATGAAACCTCCAATAATTTATGGATAGGCACAAGAAAAGGACTGACACTTTATAAAATTGACACCGACCAGTTCACTACTTTTTTGCCGGAAATAAATAATCCAAAAAGTCTGCCGGACGAAGAAATCAGAGCAGTGCATGCAGATAAATTTAAAAGGATCTGGGTAGGAACCAAAACCAAAGGAGTTTATCTGTTTTTTCTAAAAGAAAACCGATTCGAAAAAGTTTCAATACCTGGATTTGAATATGTAAATGAAATTTTTGAAGACAAAAAAGGAGGGATTTGGGTTGGCAGTTATGAAACCGGATCGGTGGCAAAAATTACTTTAGACAGTAAAGGCGAAATTGTACGCATTAATAATTATGCTTTAATCGTACCTAATTCTGGCGGAAAGAATCCGTACATTAATTTTATTTATGAAAATGCTAAGTCTGATATTTTTATAGGAACCCGTGAAGGCTTGTATAAACTTGATAAATCAGCAAATAAATTTATAAATCTGTATATTGAAAATAAAGAAATAAGGAATAATTTAGGACCTTATTTTTTGTCGGTGGCACAGGCTCCGGACGGGAAATACTGGGTTGGGACTCTAGGAGGCTTACTTGTCTGCAGTCAATTGGAAGACATACAAAAAGGGAATTATAAATGGTATTATTCAAAATTATCTGACGATACCTCAATAATTGACAATTTAGTATCGGCATTGTATTTTGATTCTTCCGGAGTTTTATGGATTGGAACAGAGGACGGATTAGACAAATACGATCCTTATGAAAACCAGTTTGTTCTCAATAAAGACATATCAAATTATATAGGAAATCAAGCTCCCCGCATACGCGGTTTTTCTAAAACCTATGATGGAAAAATAATTGTGGAAACAAGGCACAATGGACTTTTTATATCTAATGCTAAAGGTTTCATTCCTCTATATGACAGTAAAAAAGACATGGCAAGTATTTATTCCGATGATGGAAAAATATTCTACTGCGGGCTCTGGAACGGCAATGTGCTGGTTTATAATTATATGAACAATTCTTCAAAAGAGGTTAGTGTAGGATTTAATACAACACCAGTATTTGCTTTTAATAAGATTGGGGAACAAACTGTCATGATTGGCTCTTTTGGAGAAGGAGCGGTTATATTAAATACGAAAACACTGCAGGTACAAACTGCTTCGGGCAAATTACTTCCAGGTTTTCAAATCAATGCCATCGAAACTGATAATGCTAATAATGTTTGGTTTGCAACAGAAACAGGCGTTGCGAAATACAATATTAAATCGGGTCAGATTAAAATATATAAGGCGCTGTATGCAAAAGAGAAAGGTATACCCCACGATGATAATATTAGTGATATTCTGGTTGATTCAAAAGGCAGAATATGGGCTTCTACACGTGTAGGTTTGTGTCTTTATGACCGCTTAGATGATAATTTTAAACCCATTGCCAATCCCAAAGAACTATCCGGAAATTGGATTACAGATATGTTATCGGACATCAATGGGGATTTATGGTTAAATATCAATAACAATACTATTGCAAGACTTAAATCCAATTTAAAAGATGTAAATGTTTACCATGTAAAAAGCGGTAACAGACTGGATGTTTTCAGTTCAAGCAGTTTTTTTAATTTTAACAGTTCGACCATTTATTTAGGAAGTAAAAATGGGATTATTTATTTTTCGCTTGATAAAATAATAAATAATAAATGGTCTCCAGCGCCTATTATTACTGAATTCAAAATTCAGAATGAAGAGATATTCCCAAGAACAGAAATTAATGGGCAAGTACCGCTTTTGAATGATTTAAATTACAGCAAAAAGGTGGAGCTCAGTTATAAAAACCGCGATTTCTCGCTTCAGTTTTCCACACCTTCTTTTACAAATGAAAAGCTTAACAGGTTTGAATATATGCTGGAAGGTTTTGATAAGGACTGGATCACTACGAATAGTAATTCAAGAACTGTTCAATATACCAATCTTTTTCCGGGGAAATACGTTTTTAAAATAAAATCAAGCAATAGTGACGGGCATTGGAGCAAGACAGTTTCTTATGAAATAATAATCCGCCCGCCTTTCTGGCTGACACCAATGGCCCTGCTGTTATTTTTAGTGCTGTTATCTGTTGTTTTTTATTTTGTTAGAAAAGAAATCAGAAACCGTATCCGATTAAAACAGGAATTACTGACCGAAAAAATAAACAGGGAACAGGATATTAAGCTGAATAATGAAAAGCTCCGTTTCTTCACAAATATTTCTCATGAGTTAAGAACACCTTTGACTCTGATTTTAGGGCCAGCCAAACAATTAATGGAAGAAGGAAATGCCAGCGAATATCAAAAAAGCAGGTATAATCTGATTCATCAGAATGCGAGCAGAATGCTAAATTTGGTTAATCAGGTACTGGATTTTAGAAGAGCGCAGGCAGGAGAATTAAAACTTAAAGCTTCAGAAACGGATATTGTTGCCTATTCTAAAAATATCTTTGATTCTTTTAAAGAACTGGCTTTCAATAAAAACATTATATTAAACTTTAACACAGAAAATGACACTATAATTGGCTGGGTAGATAATGACAAGTATGATAAAATTTTATACAATCTTTTATCCAATGCTTTAAAGTTTACAAATAAATATGGCACAGTAGATTTGTTTATCCGATTAAAAGACGGAGAAAATATATTAGTTATTGAAGTAAGCGATAACGGAATAGGAATTCCTTTAAAAAGTCAGGAGAAAATTTTCAAGCGCTTTTATCAGGTCAGCAGCAGTAAAACACACAATACAGGATCAGGAATTGGTCTGTCATTGGTAAGATCATTGGTAATACTTCATAAGGGAAATATTAAAGTTGAAAGCACACCTGGAAGCGGAAGTACATTTACAGTTGAAATTCCAATTGACCGCAGTTTTTATAATGATAAAGAAGTATTCGAATATGTTTTAAAAACCAGCAATCTGAGTATGTCTATTCCTGAAAAAACGGTGAAAAAGATACTTCAAAATACAGAGTTAAAACAAAAAATATTAGTTGTTGAAGACAATACGGAACTTAGAAAATATTTAGTGGATTATTTATCCGATTATTACAAAGTTTACGACGCAGAAAACGGAATGGAAGGACTTAAAATCTGCAGGCAGATTAAACCTATACTATGTGTTGCTGATGTCATGATGCCGGTTATGAACGGACTCGAATTTTGTGCCGAACTAAAAAAGGATGAGTTTATCAGCCATATCCCGGTTGTTTTATTAACGGCACTTTCTGAAAATGAAGATAAGGTAAAGGGATACGGTATTGGAGCAGACGGTTATATCGTAAAACCATTTGAACCTTCGTTACTTAAAACAGTTATAGAAAATATTATAAAATCAAGATTAGAATTAAAGGAAAAATTCTCTGGCGAAGTAGAAAGCAAGGTCGGTTTGCTTACACATTCTCCTATTGACGAAGAGTTTATGACAAAAATTACGGCTTTGATAAATGACAATTTGGACGAGATTGATTTGTCAACAGAATTTTTGTGTGATAAATTAGGAGTAAGCTCTTCAAAATTATACCGAAAAATTAAAGAGCTTACAGATTTGGCTCCGAATGAATTTATCAGAACCATACGTTTGAAAAAAGCAGCACAGCTTTTAAAGACAAAAAGATATAATGTTTCTGAAGTAACAGAATTAGTAGGTTTTAATGACCCCTTATATTTTAGCCGATGTTTTAAAAAACAGTTTGGATTTCCGCCAAGCAAGTTAATTAGCGGCTAA